A window of bacterium genomic DNA:
GTAGCAATAACTCCTGCCAAGCCGACAAGCCTTTGCTGACCGTCGGAAAGCTCAAAAGGTGACAAGTTCCATAGTTCCTCGTCGATACCGACCAATTCAAGCGCATCGACGGCTTTCTTTTTCGGGTTGTTCAGCCCAAGAACCTTCGGACCGTAGCAAACATCGTTCCAGACAGTGTTGGCAAACAATTGCATCTCTGGAAACTGCATGACGATACCTACTCGCCCGAAACTTTCTATCCTACCCGACGATGGTTTAAGGATTCCCGCAGCCAAAAGTGCCAGCGTGGTTTTTCCGGAGCCGCTCGCACCAACGAGACCCACGAGTTCGCCCTTCCTTATGACCAGCGAAATATCGGTTAGCACTAACTCCTCAACATAGCTAAAGTCAACATTTTCAAAAGCTAATGCTATTTCGTCGCTCTTTCGTCCTGCCTCAATTTTGGGAAGCTCAAGTGCACATAGAGGAATATTTTTTGGTTCTGTAAGTTTTCCATCTTTTAGAACTAAGACTTTATCCGCGTTCTGCGCAGCTTTATGGAGCTGTGTGATGTGAAGAATACCCGCTGTGTTTCTTATTTCGCTTATAGCGGAAAAGAGTGACTTTATACCGTTGTAATCAAGGTAGGCTTCGGGTTCATCAAGAATGAGAAAATCGGCTCCTGACGCTATGGCAGTTGCTATGGCGACTCGTGCTTTCATTCCACCAGAAAGCTCAAGCGGCGACCGATCAGCAAAAGGCATTAGCCCGAAAGTTTCCATTGCCCTATCGACTCGTGCTATTATTTCGTCCCTGGGAAGCGCCAGGTTCTCTAGTGTAAAGGCTATCTCGCGGCGTACATCGGTTGCAACGAAACCGTCTTCTGGATTCTGGAAAACATAGCCTATGTGACGACGATATTTGTATTTTGTGCTGTCATCAAATGGATTCAGACCGTCCAGCCTGACTGTTCCTTTTTCCGGCTTTATTATCCCCGCAAGGACAAGAGAGAGGGTAGTTTTGCCGCTGCCGTTTTCGCCACAAAGCGCAACCACTCCCGGTTTTCTTAAAGTCAGATTCGCCCCAGAAAGCACTTCTTTCCCGTCGAAGTCAACATGGATGTCGCGCGCCTCAAGTTCCATAAGCTTAAAATAGTAAAATTAACTTGATTAGCAATCAAACAGGGCGAGCGTGCATTTTATGCGATTCGGTGAAAAGTAATTGCTTTATAGTGTTTCGTTGTTAATAATAGTTTCGAACTCTA
This region includes:
- a CDS encoding ATP-binding cassette domain-containing protein, producing MELEARDIHVDFDGKEVLSGANLTLRKPGVVALCGENGSGKTTLSLVLAGIIKPEKGTVRLDGLNPFDDSTKYKYRRHIGYVFQNPEDGFVATDVRREIAFTLENLALPRDEIIARVDRAMETFGLMPFADRSPLELSGGMKARVAIATAIASGADFLILDEPEAYLDYNGIKSLFSAISEIRNTAGILHITQLHKAAQNADKVLVLKDGKLTEPKNIPLCALELPKIEAGRKSDEIALAFENVDFSYVEELVLTDISLVIRKGELVGLVGASGSGKTTLALLAAGILKPSSGRIESFGRVGIVMQFPEMQLFANTVWNDVCYGPKVLGLNNPKKKAVDALELVGIDEELWNLSPFELSDGQQRLVGLAGVIATNPEILILDEPFAALDSKTCGKVLKIIAELTKKKTTIILITHRTDILSKTAHRVVALKAGRISYSGNANELFGSIELCEKLGIAPPSFWSNNSKENVILK